In one Silene latifolia isolate original U9 population chromosome 10, ASM4854445v1, whole genome shotgun sequence genomic region, the following are encoded:
- the LOC141608208 gene encoding uncharacterized protein LOC141608208: MEHLFRGCEVAKRIWACSELGIRTDCHPTVGIAKWVINWINYLDKIDDADRRMVRFLATLWCLWSCRNRVLFGGEVFHPKSFFYLWSNVVLIADQARDEVTKRQGKGDMNDHNDEDIGSLEGSLAWLRESNPVHFVGGVNFCERVN, translated from the coding sequence ATGGAGCATTTATTTCGGGGCTGCGAGGTTGCTAAAAGGATATGGGCATGCTCGGAGTTGGGCATTCGTACTGACTGCCATCCAACCGTTGGAATTGCGAAATGGgttattaattggattaattatCTGGATAAGATAGATGACGCAGATAGAAGGATGGTGCGCTTTCTTGCAACTTTGTGGTGTTTATGGAGCTGTCGAAACAGGGTCTTGTTTGGGGGGGAGGTTTTCCACCCAAAGAGTTTCTTTTATTTATGGTCGAATGTCGTTCTTATTGCTGATCAAGCAAGAGATGAAGTGACAAAACGACAAGGGAAAGGTGATATGAATGACCACAACGATGAGGACATTGGATCACTAGAGGGGAGTTTGGCGTGGCTCCGAGAGAGTAACCCTGTTCATTTTGTTGGAGGAGTGAACTTTTGTGAGCGTGTTAATTAG